A genomic window from Methanobrevibacter sp. TLL-48-HuF1 includes:
- a CDS encoding 4-phosphopantoate--beta-alanine ligase produces MIPKSHPRYESLVLRDKIVKAQKEGYLADSAMIAHGRGEAFDYLLGEKTTFPAKRAMYAAVATILLSENPVISVNGNTTALAIDEVIQFAKTVNAKIEINLFYRTDERVEKITELYKKHGYSQILGTKDDDIKYLKSIKNERASASKTGIYSADTVLVPLEDGDRAEILSKTGKKTITIDLNPLSRTSQTSNISIVDNVVRAFPFMTEIAKDLKTQDKQLLINMVNDFDNKENLKESLKLFKNN; encoded by the coding sequence ATGATACCTAAATCACATCCACGTTATGAATCATTAGTTTTAAGAGACAAAATAGTTAAAGCCCAAAAGGAAGGATATTTGGCAGATTCTGCAATGATTGCACATGGGAGAGGAGAAGCATTTGACTATCTTCTTGGTGAAAAAACCACATTCCCCGCTAAAAGAGCAATGTATGCGGCAGTAGCTACCATATTATTATCTGAAAATCCCGTCATATCCGTAAATGGAAATACAACTGCTTTAGCTATTGATGAAGTAATTCAATTTGCAAAAACCGTAAATGCCAAAATAGAAATCAACTTGTTTTACAGAACTGATGAAAGAGTAGAAAAAATAACTGAGCTCTACAAGAAACATGGATACAGCCAAATACTTGGAACAAAAGATGACGACATCAAATACCTGAAAAGCATTAAAAATGAAAGAGCTTCAGCCAGCAAAACAGGTATCTATTCAGCAGACACTGTTCTTGTACCTTTAGAGGATGGAGACAGAGCAGAAATTCTAAGTAAAACAGGTAAAAAAACAATCACTATCGATTTGAATCCTTTATCTAGAACTTCACAAACTTCAAACATTTCAATTGTAGACAATGTTGTACGTGCATTTCCGTTTATGACAGAAATTGCTAAAGACTTGAAAACTCAGGACAAACAGCTTTTAATAAACATGGTAAATGACTTTGACAACAAGGAAAACCTTAAAGAATCACTAAAACTATTTAAAAATAATTAA
- a CDS encoding nucleoside monophosphate kinase, which yields MEIMGISGLPGSGKSLVSEIATKKGAVVVSMGDIIREEAKKRGESSKETATNLRKEHGKYIVAQLTIEKIKQMIEDKLATTIIVEGIRSPFEVKMFKENFDNFIILSIFANPAIRFKRLQERNREDDSKNYEDFLKRDQMELDFGIGTVISLSDKIIINEKDLESYEKEINEFLKENTTL from the coding sequence ATGGAAATAATGGGAATATCAGGATTGCCTGGATCTGGAAAAAGTTTAGTGTCTGAAATTGCAACTAAAAAAGGAGCAGTAGTTGTAAGTATGGGAGACATAATACGTGAAGAAGCTAAAAAAAGAGGAGAAAGCTCAAAGGAAACTGCAACCAACCTTAGAAAAGAGCATGGAAAATATATTGTAGCACAGCTGACTATTGAAAAAATCAAACAAATGATTGAAGACAAATTAGCTACAACAATTATTGTAGAAGGAATCAGAAGCCCTTTTGAAGTAAAAATGTTTAAAGAAAACTTTGATAATTTTATAATTCTTTCTATTTTTGCAAATCCTGCAATACGTTTTAAAAGATTGCAGGAAAGAAACAGAGAAGATGACTCTAAAAATTATGAAGACTTCCTAAAAAGAGACCAGATGGAATTGGATTTCGGTATTGGAACTGTAATCTCATTATCTGATAAAATCATTATTAATGAAAAAGATCTTGAAAGCTATGAAAAAGAAATAAATGAATTTTTAAAAGAAAACACCACACTTTAA
- a CDS encoding TIGR00289 family protein, with translation MKVAVLFSGGKDSTMALYNALETGEDVKYLLSMKSVNDESYMFHVPNIHITDLLAEALDIPIITAQTQGIKEEELEDLKMAFIKLKDLGVEAIYTGALYSVYQKSRIEKLGGEVGLEIISPYWHVDELEYMRKIVSLGFEVIISGVFAYGLDESWLGRKIDDKAIDELVEINKKVGINLAFEGGEAETLAIDGPIFKKRINILKDKKTWHLDSGLYIIEEADLEDK, from the coding sequence ATGAAAGTAGCTGTTTTATTTTCTGGAGGCAAAGACAGTACTATGGCATTATATAATGCTTTAGAAACAGGGGAAGATGTTAAATATCTTCTTTCTATGAAATCTGTTAATGATGAATCTTACATGTTTCATGTTCCGAATATTCATATAACAGATTTGCTTGCAGAAGCATTGGATATTCCAATTATTACTGCACAAACTCAGGGTATTAAAGAAGAGGAACTTGAAGATTTAAAAATGGCTTTTATAAAACTTAAAGATTTAGGTGTTGAAGCTATATATACTGGTGCACTTTATTCAGTTTATCAAAAATCAAGAATTGAAAAATTAGGCGGTGAAGTTGGACTGGAAATTATATCTCCGTACTGGCATGTAGATGAACTTGAATACATGCGAAAGATAGTTTCTTTAGGTTTTGAAGTTATAATAAGTGGTGTTTTTGCTTATGGCCTTGATGAATCATGGCTAGGTAGAAAAATCGATGATAAAGCTATTGATGAATTAGTTGAAATCAACAAAAAAGTTGGTATTAATTTAGCTTTTGAAGGTGGAGAAGCAGAAACACTAGCTATTGACGGTCCAATCTTTAAAAAAAGAATTAATATTTTAAAAGATAAAAAAACATGGCATTTGGATAGTGGTTTGTATATTATTGAAGAAGCAGATTTAGAAGATAAATGA
- a CDS encoding SseB family protein, with amino-acid sequence MSNLDNAKLKELMKIEPESMSKEEYESFVYEFKNAQLLLPVEIYSKTQSDKINEPLRFKPVTIEENGCKCIPLFTDNVELKKNNPPVSVIAIFMKDLKDMLEDSSEIDEIMINPSSKDTVCIDLDSFFDLFAIKNNSNDWIFEKARPLNQEVKVYYREFEPLMKKQAIDGVYSSKNPFKASVNMHFEDHIPYLNVLILPKDTKTVYLGGMMDPEMSCDILLAPETEFKFISQEDEHTMIWKCVNQKFYD; translated from the coding sequence ATGAGTAATCTAGATAATGCTAAACTTAAAGAGTTAATGAAAATTGAACCGGAATCTATGAGTAAAGAAGAATATGAAAGTTTTGTATATGAATTTAAAAATGCACAACTTTTACTTCCTGTTGAAATATATTCTAAAACTCAAAGTGATAAAATAAATGAACCTCTTAGATTTAAACCTGTTACAATTGAAGAAAATGGGTGCAAATGCATTCCATTATTTACCGACAATGTTGAACTGAAAAAAAACAATCCTCCAGTTTCTGTAATAGCTATTTTCATGAAAGATTTAAAGGATATGCTGGAAGATTCATCAGAAATTGATGAAATCATGATAAATCCGTCTAGTAAGGATACAGTTTGCATTGATTTGGATTCATTTTTTGACTTATTTGCCATAAAGAATAATTCTAATGATTGGATTTTTGAAAAGGCCCGACCTTTAAATCAGGAAGTTAAAGTTTATTATCGTGAATTCGAACCTTTAATGAAAAAACAGGCTATTGACGGTGTTTATTCTTCTAAAAATCCATTTAAAGCCAGTGTAAATATGCATTTTGAAGATCATATTCCTTATTTAAATGTTTTAATACTTCCAAAAGACACTAAAACTGTTTATTTGGGAGGTATGATGGATCCTGAAATGAGTTGCGATATTCTTCTAGCTCCTGAAACGGAATTTAAATTTATAAGTCAGGAAGACGAACATACAATGATTTGGAAGTGTGTTAATCAGAAATTTTATGATTGA
- a CDS encoding class III signal peptide-containing protein yields MLKENNGQISVEYLFIFAIALILLTVFTLPLANLAIEKTTDISDTINVKSQLYKIADGINQVYGEGQGAKQSVNLELDQSINVNIYKKHLSAGVKFNDHSSKLIKVNHDADVISGILNLNKGKNTIVIEWPAESENIFISKK; encoded by the coding sequence ATGCTTAAAGAAAATAACGGCCAAATTTCAGTTGAATATCTCTTTATATTTGCAATAGCTTTAATTCTTTTAACTGTTTTTACTCTGCCTTTAGCTAATCTGGCTATTGAAAAAACAACAGACATTTCAGATACCATAAATGTCAAATCCCAGTTATATAAAATAGCTGATGGAATTAATCAGGTATATGGTGAAGGTCAGGGTGCAAAACAAAGTGTTAATCTGGAACTTGATCAAAGCATTAATGTCAATATCTACAAAAAACATCTATCAGCAGGTGTAAAATTCAATGACCATTCATCTAAGCTGATTAAGGTAAATCATGATGCGGATGTTATCAGCGGAATTCTAAATTTAAATAAAGGTAAAAATACTATTGTTATTGAATGGCCTGCTGAGAGTGAAAATATATTTATCTCTAAAAAGTAA
- a CDS encoding CTP synthase, which produces MERIFLTKYIIITGGVVSSIGKGITSASMGRILRSYGLKVAAIKIDPYLNWDSGTLNPYQHGEVFVTNDGMETDLDLGHYERFLDVELPGLSNITTGKVYKSVISKEREGKFLGACVQVIPHITNEIKEMIRLISDNGDYDVVLIELGGTVGDIESQPFLEALRQLRNEEGHDNVMFVHVTFIPYLNAAGEFKTKPTQHSTKELRSMGINPDVIVCRSQEPIDDALEGKIAHFCDVNQKAVVNTPDASTIYEVPLVLEENNIGELIVNRIGLDIKPDSSKLDDWRKIVESLKIESPVVNIGIVGKYVELEDAYISIRESLQHAAASAGVKANIIYISSDVDKLDEGVMGNLHGILIPGGFGERGFEGKLDAVDYAIEHNVPLFGICLGMHSIVTQFARRNGYPEANSAEFDSNNPHPVIDMMEEQKKVKNMGGTMRLGSYDCKLIEGTKTYEAYNKEDIAERHRHRFEFNNNYRKDLEDKGLIISGVSPDDFLVEIVELPNHPWAVGCQFHPEFKSRPNRPHPLFKSFLEAICEYSKN; this is translated from the coding sequence ATGGAGAGGATTTTTCTGACAAAGTATATTATTATAACTGGTGGGGTAGTTAGTTCTATTGGAAAAGGAATTACTTCTGCATCTATGGGTCGTATTTTAAGATCTTATGGTTTAAAAGTAGCTGCTATTAAAATAGACCCTTATTTGAATTGGGATTCAGGAACATTAAACCCTTATCAGCATGGTGAAGTTTTTGTAACTAATGATGGAATGGAGACTGACTTGGATTTAGGTCATTATGAAAGATTTTTAGATGTTGAACTGCCTGGTTTATCTAACATTACTACAGGTAAAGTTTATAAATCTGTTATTTCTAAAGAAAGGGAAGGTAAATTCTTGGGGGCTTGTGTTCAAGTTATTCCACATATTACTAATGAAATTAAAGAAATGATCAGGTTAATCTCTGATAATGGAGATTATGATGTTGTTTTAATTGAGTTAGGTGGTACTGTTGGGGATATTGAAAGCCAACCTTTCCTGGAAGCTTTAAGGCAACTTAGAAATGAAGAAGGGCATGATAATGTCATGTTTGTTCATGTTACATTTATTCCATACCTGAATGCTGCCGGTGAATTTAAAACCAAACCAACACAACATTCTACAAAAGAATTAAGAAGTATGGGTATTAACCCTGATGTTATTGTATGCAGATCTCAGGAACCGATTGATGATGCTTTAGAAGGAAAAATAGCTCATTTCTGTGATGTGAATCAGAAAGCTGTTGTAAACACTCCTGATGCAAGTACTATTTATGAGGTTCCATTGGTTTTAGAGGAAAATAACATTGGTGAATTAATTGTTAACAGAATAGGATTGGATATTAAACCGGATTCCTCAAAACTTGATGACTGGCGTAAAATTGTAGAATCTCTTAAGATTGAAAGTCCTGTTGTGAATATTGGAATTGTCGGTAAATATGTTGAGCTTGAAGATGCATATATCAGTATCAGAGAATCTCTGCAACATGCTGCAGCTAGTGCAGGTGTAAAAGCCAATATCATTTACATAAGTTCTGATGTTGACAAGTTGGATGAAGGTGTTATGGGCAATCTCCATGGTATTCTTATTCCTGGAGGATTTGGAGAACGAGGATTTGAAGGCAAACTTGATGCTGTAGATTATGCTATTGAACATAATGTTCCACTCTTCGGTATCTGTTTAGGAATGCATTCTATTGTAACCCAATTTGCAAGACGCAACGGATATCCTGAAGCTAACAGTGCAGAATTTGACAGCAATAATCCTCACCCAGTTATTGACATGATGGAAGAACAGAAAAAAGTTAAAAACATGGGTGGAACTATGCGTTTAGGTTCTTATGACTGTAAGCTTATTGAGGGAACTAAAACATATGAAGCTTATAATAAGGAAGATATTGCAGAACGTCACAGACACAGATTTGAATTTAACAATAATTACAGGAAAGATCTGGAAGACAAAGGTTTGATTATTTCTGGAGTTAGTCCTGATGACTTCTTAGTTGAAATTGTGGAATTGCCAAATCATCCATGGGCTGTCGGCTGCCAGTTCCATCCGGAATTTAAATCAAGACCGAATAGGCCACATCCATTATTTAAATCATTTTTAGAAGCTATTTGTGAGTATTCTAAAAACTGA
- a CDS encoding aldo/keto reductase yields the protein MKKFGFGCMRLPCNSDNPEDIDMPQVFEMVDKYIESGFNYFDTAYGYHEGLSEVAIRKAVIERYPREDVIIADKLPVYMLKPSHNLEEIFNEQKERCGVEYFDYYMLHNLTNNFYNGIIPQLNCFEFAEKLKEDGFIKHLGISFHDDADTLDKILKEHPSIEFVQLQINYLDWDNEGIQSRKCYEVARKYNKDIIVMEPLKGGSLVNIPDEAGKILTDSNSDLSLASWGIRFAAGLEGVLTVLSGVSTLEQLEDNLSYMKDFAPLTEDEQKVIGDVVEIINDSIAIPCTGCDYCLDACPTNIPISKFFALYNDVKQSIELQFLHYFYYDNLARKNAPASSCLECGECEKNCTQHIKIADELKKVKDLLEVDLESMLWALSRTLVI from the coding sequence ATGAAAAAATTCGGTTTTGGATGCATGAGATTACCATGTAACAGTGACAATCCTGAAGATATTGACATGCCTCAGGTATTTGAAATGGTTGATAAATATATTGAAAGCGGATTCAATTACTTTGACACTGCATACGGATATCATGAGGGATTAAGTGAAGTGGCAATTAGAAAGGCAGTTATTGAAAGATATCCGAGAGAAGATGTAATAATAGCTGATAAATTACCTGTGTACATGCTTAAACCTTCACATAACCTTGAAGAAATATTCAATGAGCAAAAAGAAAGATGTGGTGTTGAGTATTTTGATTATTACATGCTGCACAATCTTACAAACAATTTCTACAATGGAATTATTCCTCAGTTAAATTGTTTTGAGTTTGCAGAAAAGTTAAAGGAAGACGGATTTATCAAACACCTCGGAATTTCATTTCATGATGATGCAGACACTCTTGATAAAATATTAAAGGAACATCCTTCTATAGAATTTGTGCAGTTGCAGATAAACTATCTTGACTGGGACAATGAGGGAATTCAGTCAAGAAAATGCTATGAAGTAGCCAGAAAATACAATAAGGATATTATTGTAATGGAGCCTTTAAAAGGAGGATCACTGGTAAATATTCCAGATGAAGCAGGTAAAATACTGACAGATTCAAATTCTGATTTGTCACTTGCATCATGGGGAATCAGATTTGCAGCCGGTCTGGAAGGTGTTTTAACAGTACTGTCCGGAGTAAGTACATTGGAACAGCTTGAAGACAATTTAAGCTATATGAAAGATTTCGCTCCATTAACTGAAGATGAACAGAAGGTTATTGGAGATGTTGTTGAAATTATTAATGATTCAATAGCTATTCCATGTACTGGGTGTGATTACTGTTTGGACGCATGTCCTACAAACATTCCAATTTCAAAGTTCTTTGCTCTTTACAATGATGTTAAACAATCTATTGAACTTCAGTTTTTACATTATTTCTACTATGATAATTTAGCAAGGAAAAATGCACCTGCATCTTCATGTTTGGAATGCGGGGAATGTGAAAAAAATTGCACTCAGCATATAAAGATTGCTGATGAACTTAAAAAGGTTAAAGACTTGCTGGAAGTTGATTTGGAATCTATGTTATGGGCTCTGTCAAGGACTTTGGTGATTTGA